cgtcaacaaattgaccgattagcttgatacttcacatgtgaattTGTCTTGTAGAGAAGATAACCCATAcagaaattggggtcactgggtcaaaggtcaaggtcactgtcacaataagtgtgtaaattgtttctgatcaattactcgtcaaacAATTTATATATTCCCTTGATACCTCCCATGTGTTTTGGATTAAGAccttagatgacccctattgaaattggggtcactaggtgaaaggtcaaggtcactatcacaataattgtgaaaaaaacctttccgatcaataactcgtcaacaaattgaccgattggcttgatacttcacatgcgcattgtccttgtacagtagatgacccttatcaAAATTGGGtccactaggttaaaggtcaaagtcactgtcacaataagtgtgaaaattgtttctgatcaataacgcTTCAAACAATTGACCGATTCACATTATACTTCCCATATGCATTGGACTttgacagaagatgaccccttttgacattggggtcactaggtccaTAGTCATGGTCACTGTAActataagtgtgaaaattgtttctgatcaataacttgtcaaccaatcgactgattggcttgatacttcacatatgcattggccttggacagagtatgatccctattgaaattggtgtcacgagttcaaagccctgtttgggtgGCATAATGTCTCCGACCGTGGAACTCTTGTTCTACTTTGTTTATAAAGAATTAATCAAATGTAATGCTACAAATGCTAAATCAGATCATGATCAAACTgggtttgataaaaataattgaaCTTTTTAGAAAAAATTATCTTGCCTATTAATTTGTTGTCCACATTTTGTCATTGTTTTATTCTAAATAAAAATGAGAGGTGAATTTTTAAAGCAATTATAGGAGGGAAAAAGCTATATGGATCTGTCTTTGAAagagctcttgtttaaatttgatataCTGACCAcaaccaaaatttaaaaaaatacccgTTTGAGTCCTAGTCTTGAACATTATCTTTGCTTGTTATCAAGGTTTTTATTAAGGTTAAATGTTCGTATGGCTCAGATGTATTATCAAGGTTAGCAAAATGAGCATTTTGATCTCCATTATAAGATATGTCCAAGGCAAGTTATGTAGGTaacatatgtctataaatataaGAATACAGAGGACAGGTACAATAATTGTGTGTGGTAAGGAGAGACTTCAAGTGCAAATTTATTGTGTGTGATAAGTATAGACTTTCAATTGTAAATATGAATCTTTTCGAGCATTATATcctatttgtatgccccccacccccctcttcgaagaagacaGCTGGATGTCTGTCAGTCAGTAAGTCGGTCTGTCTGTAGAACAGTTCGtttttgatcaataactcgtcaatgaattgactgatttgcttgatacttcacatatgcatttaccttggacagtagatgaaattgaggtcactaggtcaaggtcactttcacaataagtgtgaaaatggtttcagatcaataacttgtcaacgaaatGACCAATTAGgtttatacttcacatgtgctatggccttggacagtagattacccctattaaaattggggtcactagttaaaggtcaaggtcactgtcacaataagcgTGAAAATTGTTTGCTATCAATTACTTTtaaacaaattgaccaattggcttgatgcTTCCCATATGCAATGGCcatgaacagtagatgacccccatcaaaattggggtcactgtcaaaggtcaaggtcactgtcacaataagtgtgaaaattgtttcagatcaatGACTCATCaataaattgactgattggcttgatacttcacatgtgtattggtcttgggcagtagatgacccgtattgaaatgcaggtcactagttcaaaggtcaaggtcttttgtgacattaagtgttaaattggtatccattcgatatgtcatcaaaggattgagtgatgggtgtcAAGGTCCTGTTTTTTGGGGAATCTgtctcttgtttatatttagagTTTTCCACAGTTTTTTGTATtgtgaatacatgtacatcagtTATATTTTAGGTCTCTTCAAATTTAACATTGACAGTTAtgataataaatttatatattgctGCTTGTTTATTCTAAGTATATGACATTGTTGATCAAAGTTTTTTCTGTATTTCAGATGATGCCATGCCAGTGTTAAGCAGAGAGTCTGATGCCTCACCCAGCCCTGACCAGCCTCATTCCAGCAGAACTCCCCACCTGAATACCTTGCTCAAAGAAACAGCCTTGATCTCCCACATCGCTCATTCCACAGGCTCAACTGCAGTGCCTTCGGGAACTGATCTGGCAGACCCAACAGTATTTCCATATCTTGCACAGAAACGAAAAACTGAAGATGACTTGAGTCATCAAGCTAAAGTCCTAAAGCTTATGAAGCTGGTAGAAACACAACGAGCCAGGAAGTCTGCAGAAAAGATGATTAAGAAAGAACCCTTGTCACCTGTGGGTACTACCCCAACTTTATCAGTGGGTGAGTCAAACATGAGGAATGTCATTCCCAATAACAACTTAACAAACAGTGTATATATTCCTGTGTTTCCTAAAGCCAAAGTGTTGAAGCTGCTGGGACCTGCCAGCAGTAAGTTACGGGCTCAGTATGCCGCTCAACAGGCAGCGCAGAATAAACCTGAACAGAAACTGCTCACTCCTTTATCTACAATCAAGGACTTCAACTCGGCTAACAAATCAGTAGAGAGCTCCTCTAACCTGGCCTTTAACTCACCCATTAGAAAAATGGCTGTTGGTAAAACGGATGTGAacgccaataagaatatatcacCAGTTACAATGAAGAGTCCTGAGATGTCACGTCAATCAGCAAGCCATATCATTCAACTTCCAAATGCTCCAACTAAGGTGTCCCCATCAGTTCCAGGCAAGTCTAAGGTGTCCCCATCTGTTCCAGGCAAGTCTCTGGTGCTTACCATCACCACATGCTACATCTGCCGACAGGAGTTTGCCTCATATGTATTGCTTAAGGAACACATGAAGGAGCATTCTGATCAGGATAAGCAGGCAGCTGAGGGTAATGATGCTCCAGAGGCCAAAATTGCGTGTGGACTGTGCGGTGTAGAGTGCCTTAAGAAAGACATGGGTGAACATTTTAAGACCCATGGTATCAGTGACGGAGGGACTCAGAATGCTGATCATTCTGTGAATGCTGCTGAGGAAACTGATATGGAACATTCCATGAATATAGCTAGCAGGTCTTATATTGAAGACACAATGGATGAGGACAGCAATGACATGAATGAAGTAGAAGAGGGAGGCAATTCTGCAGGAATTATTAACTGTGGTATTTGCAAAACACAATGCTCACAGGAGCAGCTGTTTGAACATATGGAAAGACATAACCAGAAAGCAGATCGTCTAAACATTGAAGAGATGTATGTTGAAGCAACATCGGAAGAGGACATGAAAGATCAGCATGGTCATTGTGTCTTTAAGAAAGTGTACAAATGCTTGAAATGCGCGTATGTCTCGGACCGTCCCTCCAGAATGAAAGAGCATTGCAGGACATGCTATTTCTCTGATCCATTGTACGGCTGCAAATACTGCGGCAAAGCCTACAGGGTGAAGCGCAATTTGATACGTCATTTGAAGAGCGATCATGTAGAGAATGACGACTGGACCATGAACCCAAATGCAGGGTCATCATCAAAACGCCATGTCTGTGAAAAGTGTTTCTATGAGACTTCAAAACCCTCCAGATACAGGGAACATCTCCAGATCTGTGGAGTCACCAACGACAAGTTTGAATGCATTCTCTGTGAAAAAGTCTTCAAGATAAAGCGCTACCTGAATAAGCACATAAAAACCCATATGACTGGTAAAAAGTTCTATTGCAAACTGAAATACTGCCGTTTCAAAACGGAGGCAATAGAAGAAATGAAGAAACACAAAGATGATCATCAGTCAAGCGAGACTGTTGATATTCTGAAGCCAGAGTTTCGCCTGAGTCTTGAAGGCAAAATTAAGAATGAGTCTGTAGATGTGGATGAATCTGTAGATGCAGGTGAATCTGACAATACAACAGAGTACAAGGAGTCTCCGGACGACCCTGACGATGAGAGCCAAGATACAGCAGCTGACAATGAGGACAATGAGGCCAGTGAGAATTACGAGGAAATGGAAGAGGAAACTGAAGGTGAAAATTGAACACTCTGATATCCTAACAGTCCCATGGAtggtttaattgttgaaatatatATCCTGTGCTCTGGGAATAAGGCTTTTATGGGTAAATATCgcccaagattagtctgtgcagtccacacaggctaatcagggaggataccttcttttattttatttttcatctaaaggaagtctcatcatagccaaaatctagtttaggcatattgttgtctctgataagcctgtgcagactgcataggctaatctgggacaatacaatgcacatgctttaagccctgttttcccagagcgatgcttATGTTCATAATAGGTTTCGTTAAAAGTTCTTGAAATGCTGTTGCTTTAACTTTGAAGGTGTCAGTCATAACTTGACAATGAATGGGCAGGCTTCATTATGCCTGGTCAGTTTCAGTGAGAACAGTTTCCTACTTTTTGTTTCTAAGCATTTTCTACTTTTTGTTTCTAAGCAGATTATTACCAATGTTAATTTGatgtaaatgtatgtattacACTTGTGTACATTATGTCATTGTTTTTGTTAATTGGCAAGCTAAGCATATCTGTAAATGAGGTGAACTTAGTAGTTATTGTGCTCACATGCTTGCAGTTTAGTTTTGTTTGGTTAATATGTTAGTTAAGTGCAAGTCACAAAGTGAGTATGAAATTGTTGCATCTGAACTTCAATCACAgaacaattgttgttttttagctcacctttcacgaagtgacatggttagcttatgtgactgtgtgatgtccggcgtctgttgtgtgtgcgtgcatgtgtgcgtgcgtgcgtcagtcaacaatttgtttgtgtagatagtagaggtcacagttttcatccaatctttatgaaatttggtcagaatgtttatcttgataaaatctgggttgggtcatctggggtcaaaaactaggtcactaggtcaaaaactagatcacataaaaggtcaaataatagaaaaaccttgtgtagacaatagaggtcacagttttcatccaatgtttatgaaatttggtcagaatgtttatcttgatgaaatctggctttggatagtatttgggtcatctttggtcaaaaactaggtcacaaggtcaaaaactaggtcaaataatagaaaaaccttgtgtagacaaaagaggtcgcagttttcatccaatctttatgaaatatggtcagaatgtttatcttgatgaaatctggctatggaatgtatttgggtcatctggggtcaaaaacttggtcactaggtaaaaaaactaggtcaaataatagaaaaaccttgtgtagacaataaaggtcgcagtttttatccattctttatgaaatttgttcaaaatgtttatcttgatgaaatctgggttgatattgtatttgggtcatctgaggtaaaaaactaggtcactaggtcaaataatagaaaaaacgtcaacaatttgtttgtgtagacagtagaggtcacagttttcatccaatctttattaaatttggccagaatgtttatcttaatgaaatctgggttgcgattgtatttgggtcatctgggtcaaaaactaggtcactaggtcaaaagctaggtcactaggtgaaataatagaaaaaccttgtatagacaatagaggtcgcagttttcatccaatctttatgaaatttgctcagaatgtttatcttgatgaaatcttggttgggattgtatttgggtcatcttgggtcaaaaactaggtcaaataatagaaaaaccttgtgtagacaatagaggtcacagttttcatccaatcttcatgaaatttggtcagaatgattttcttgataaaatctgggttgggattgtatttgggtcacctggggttaaaaactaggtcaataggtcaaatatttgaaaaaccttgtgtagacaatagaggtcacagttttcatccaatctttatgaaatttggtcagaatgtttatcttgatgaaaactgggttgggattgtatttggttagtcaggtgagcgattcagggccatcatgtccCTCTTGTTTGGTCATGGTGATTACTAGTACATTAATTTGTTAATTGCTGTTTGAAGTATGccatttttaattatattgatattattGAAACATCGTTTTTGCCTTCATTTTGTATCTGGAAATGGTACATTATTGATTCAGCTCTGTAATAAAATGGGACCATATTAGTTGTTTTGAATATACATGCAGCTGTACTTTTGTTAATTTTCTGGTGAGAGGAGCATGTACATTATAAACCACAAGCTTTCAGTCTGTATAATATCTACTGACTTGCAAGACATACACACTTTTAAATCAGGATAGTTTGAAGATGTGTACTAATAATATCAAATGTTTGATAGCATTTAaagcttattttctttatttgcagatgttttattttattgtgtctTACTTTGCATAACCCATATAATTTACATGCACATAAATGAACCAGGGACTATGTAATTATTAATTTGGGAAGTTGCAgataaatgaacttaattggatgGTTTgctgttttataattatgttattaaatcTATAATTGAACTATGTTCACATATCAGTGTTGATGTTTGTTGACTTCATTTGGAGATGGCCAATGTTGACCAAATGTTATATACATTTGCACACATATGGCTGATCATTCTATTAACGAAAGCTTCAAGTTTAACAGTCCCAAATAGAATGGACTCCATAAGCTTTGTAACGGCACATAGACACACGCGGTGCTTTTCAATGCATGCTAGTATTTAGGGCCACCTTTGTGCGGCACAAAGTTACACTTTTGCCACAATGTTACATGTGTGACACAAAGGTGCACTTGCAGCACAAAGTAAGCACATTAGCTGCATAAAggatttgtatatatatatttatatatagatttatatataaatatatatatatatatatatatatatatatatatatatatatatataatataagcaTCTGCGTGTTAAGCTGAGCTGTTTATTTCCTATATTAATACTGATAAAGGAGAGTTCTGTTGCGTCTGAACATCCATGTAACTGTGTCCATAGAAGGTACACGAGTAGAAGAAAGAGTTAAACAGCAATAACTCCTAATGATCATTACAATTATAATAATCAACATACGCAGCATACAAGCATTTTCATTCGCTGATTTGTTTCAATGTACACCTGTTATAGTTTTGTCGTTATCTGCATGGGTCGTGTATATGCAGGGTTATAAAGCATTCGAAAATcaattacattatatatatatatttgtttgacaaGTGCGTGTTTGTCCGGGGTCTGTGTTATTTACAAGTTCTTGGTTGTGTTAACATTGTTAAATACTAGAAAACAATACGGTATATTTGGTTTCGCGGTAATTCTCcgtaaataagaaattatattttgattataaagTTGTGTGTGCCAATTGTTTAATTCTATGATGAAAATAAAGTGAATCAATTTACGTTAAGTTGTTTCAGACTGCGCAATTTACAGACGTTTCCTGTTGCCATTTCTAGCCACTTGTGTATACGAAAAAGACAGTCAATTAAACAGACTTGTGGGCTATATG
This is a stretch of genomic DNA from Dreissena polymorpha isolate Duluth1 chromosome 7, UMN_Dpol_1.0, whole genome shotgun sequence. It encodes these proteins:
- the LOC127838321 gene encoding zinc finger and BTB domain-containing protein 41-like isoform X1, yielding MGELLRQHIDDLCNADSRYRSSLNVIIKYEIQCLLERLSRTGEEAVVITTSVDPSCPGYLGSCKGEQFIQDNDTLALLHSQLIDFCKGAQPGADTEECAHSLPGEPGPDSDEDEHSLPGPTSDKPEQDDAMPVLSRESDASPSPDQPHSSRTPHLNTLLKETALISHIAHSTGSTAVPSGTDLADPTVFPYLAQKRKTEDDLSHQAKVLKLMKLVETQRARKSAEKMIKKEPLSPVGTTPTLSVGESNMRNVIPNNNLTNSVYIPVFPKAKVLKLLGPASSKLRAQYAAQQAAQNKPEQKLLTPLSTIKDFNSANKSVESSSNLAFNSPIRKMAVGKTDVNANKNISPVTMKSPEMSRQSASHIIQLPNAPTKVSPSVPGKSKVSPSVPGKSLVLTITTCYICRQEFASYVLLKEHMKEHSDQDKQAAEGNDAPEAKIACGLCGVECLKKDMGEHFKTHGISDGGTQNADHSVNAAEETDMEHSMNIASRSYIEDTMDEDSNDMNEVEEGGNSAGIINCGICKTQCSQEQLFEHMERHNQKADRLNIEEMYVEATSEEDMKDQHGHCVFKKVYKCLKCAYVSDRPSRMKEHCRTCYFSDPLYGCKYCGKAYRVKRNLIRHLKSDHVENDDWTMNPNAGSSSKRHVCEKCFYETSKPSRYREHLQICGVTNDKFECILCEKVFKIKRYLNKHIKTHMTGKKFYCKLKYCRFKTEAIEEMKKHKDDHQSSETVDILKPEFRLSLEGKIKNESVDVDESVDAGESDNTTEYKESPDDPDDESQDTAADNEDNEASENYEEMEEETEGEN
- the LOC127838321 gene encoding zinc finger and BTB domain-containing protein 41-like isoform X2 yields the protein MPVLSRESDASPSPDQPHSSRTPHLNTLLKETALISHIAHSTGSTAVPSGTDLADPTVFPYLAQKRKTEDDLSHQAKVLKLMKLVETQRARKSAEKMIKKEPLSPVGTTPTLSVGESNMRNVIPNNNLTNSVYIPVFPKAKVLKLLGPASSKLRAQYAAQQAAQNKPEQKLLTPLSTIKDFNSANKSVESSSNLAFNSPIRKMAVGKTDVNANKNISPVTMKSPEMSRQSASHIIQLPNAPTKVSPSVPGKSKVSPSVPGKSLVLTITTCYICRQEFASYVLLKEHMKEHSDQDKQAAEGNDAPEAKIACGLCGVECLKKDMGEHFKTHGISDGGTQNADHSVNAAEETDMEHSMNIASRSYIEDTMDEDSNDMNEVEEGGNSAGIINCGICKTQCSQEQLFEHMERHNQKADRLNIEEMYVEATSEEDMKDQHGHCVFKKVYKCLKCAYVSDRPSRMKEHCRTCYFSDPLYGCKYCGKAYRVKRNLIRHLKSDHVENDDWTMNPNAGSSSKRHVCEKCFYETSKPSRYREHLQICGVTNDKFECILCEKVFKIKRYLNKHIKTHMTGKKFYCKLKYCRFKTEAIEEMKKHKDDHQSSETVDILKPEFRLSLEGKIKNESVDVDESVDAGESDNTTEYKESPDDPDDESQDTAADNEDNEASENYEEMEEETEGEN